The following proteins are encoded in a genomic region of Anguilla anguilla isolate fAngAng1 chromosome 15, fAngAng1.pri, whole genome shotgun sequence:
- the LOC118213622 gene encoding 5-hydroxytryptamine receptor 1F-like: MDLANCTTVHHKSTSSKVLLSLTLSLLAVLTTAINSLVIAAIVVTRKLHHPANYLICSLAVTDLLVAILVMPFSIVYIIKETWIMGQAVCAIWLGVDITCCTCSILHLAAIALDRYRAITDAVEYSRKRTSLRATLTVAVVWVLSILISLPPLVWRHQGNHGDECLIKHDHIAFTLYSTFGAFYIPLALILVLYYKIYRAAKTLYHRRGTSRLSRPEANGSVLPKGSDRDPRSPDLLSLPEKSYSDPSTEGDRVRIALRSPRFESRRQGSFKKQRLSGSREKRAATTLGLILGAFIVCWLPFFLKEVIVNTCSSCSLPAEMADFLTWLGYLNSLINPLIYTIFNEDFKKAFQKLVTCRYYL, translated from the coding sequence ATGGATTTAGCCAACTGCACCACCGTGCACCACAAAAGCACCAGCAGCAAGGTCCTGCTGTCCCTGACGCTGTCTCTGCTGGCTGTGCTGACCACTGCCATAAACTCTCTGGTCATTGCCGCCATCGTTGTCACCAGGAAGCTGCATCACCCTGCCAACTACCTGATCTGCTCGCTGGCTGTGACGGATCTGCTGGTGGCCATCCTGGTCATGCCCTTCAGCATCGTCTACATCATTAAGGAGACCTGGATCATGGGTCAGGCGGTGTGTGCCATCTGGCTGGGCGTGGACATCACCTGCTGCACCTGCTCCATCCTGCACCTGGCGGCCATCGCCCTGGACCGGTACCGGGCCATCACCGACGCGGTGGAGTACTCCCGTAAGAGGACGTCCCTGCGCGCCACACTCACCGTCGCCGTGGTGTGGGTCCTCTCTATCCTCATCTCCCTGCCCCCGCTGGTGTGGCGGCACCAGGGTAACCACGGCGACGAGTGCCTGATCAAACACGACCACATCGCCTTCACCCTCTACTCGACCTTCGGGGCTTTCTACATCCCGCTGGCGCTCATCCTGGTACTGTACTACAAGATCTACCGCGCGGCCAAGACCCTGTACCACAGGAGGGGCACCAGCCGACTCAGCCGGCCGGAGGCGAATGGCAGCGTGCTCCCCAAGGGCTCTGACCGGGACCCCCGCAGCCCGGACCTCCTCAGCCTGCCTGAGAAGTCTTACTCGGACCCTTCCACCGAGGGCGACCGCGTCCGCATCGCCCTCAGGAGCCCCCGCTTCGAGTCGCGGCGGCAGGGGTCCTTCAAAAAGCAGCGCCTCTCGGGTAGCCGGGAGAAGAGGGCAGCCACGACGCTGGGCCTCATCCTCGGGGCCTTCATCGTCTGCTGGCTCCCCTTCTTCCTGAAGGAGGTGATCGTCAacacctgctcctcctgcagtctgcctgccgAAATGGCCGACTTCCTCACCTGGCTGGGGTACCTCAACTCTCTGATAAACCCGCTGATATACACCATCTTCAATGAGGACTTCAAAAAAGCCTTCCAGAAGCTGGTCACATGCAGATACTATCTctga